A stretch of Terriglobales bacterium DNA encodes these proteins:
- the tpiA gene encoding triose-phosphate isomerase, with protein sequence MARKKLIAGNWKMYKTPAEAQAFVRDLLPLVAGHTRDEIALCAPFVCLPALVEAVRGTSLGVGAQDMFWEKEGAYTGEISAGMLSAVGCTHVILGHSERRQHFGETDDTVGRKLERALETGLIPIVCVGEVSEEREAGLTEEVLRRQCSGAFRGISGKKAANLVVAYEPVWAIGTGKTATPKMAADAHGVIRHEAAKSLGQEVAAGLRILYGGSVKPENATALMSEQEIDGALVGGASLDPKSFAAIVHY encoded by the coding sequence ATGGCTCGAAAGAAACTCATCGCTGGGAACTGGAAGATGTACAAGACGCCGGCCGAGGCGCAGGCGTTTGTGCGCGATCTTCTGCCGCTCGTCGCCGGGCACACGCGCGACGAGATTGCGCTGTGCGCGCCTTTCGTCTGCCTGCCGGCCCTGGTTGAGGCGGTGCGCGGCACCTCTCTAGGCGTGGGCGCGCAGGACATGTTTTGGGAAAAGGAAGGCGCCTACACCGGTGAGATCTCGGCCGGGATGCTGAGCGCCGTGGGCTGCACTCACGTCATCCTGGGACACTCGGAGCGGCGGCAGCACTTCGGCGAGACCGACGACACGGTCGGCCGCAAGCTGGAGCGCGCGCTCGAAACCGGCCTGATCCCCATCGTGTGCGTCGGCGAAGTGAGTGAGGAGCGCGAAGCCGGCCTGACCGAGGAAGTGCTGCGGCGGCAGTGCTCGGGCGCCTTCCGCGGCATCTCCGGCAAGAAGGCGGCGAATCTGGTGGTGGCCTACGAACCGGTGTGGGCCATTGGGACGGGCAAGACGGCGACGCCGAAGATGGCCGCCGACGCGCACGGCGTGATCCGCCACGAGGCAGCCAAGTCCCTGGGCCAGGAAGTTGCCGCCGGCCTGCGCATCCTCTACGGCGGCAGCGTGAAGCCGGAGAACGCCACCGCGCTGATGTCAGAGCAGGAGATTGACGGCGCGCTGGTGGGCGGCGCCAGCCTCGATCCCAAGTCCTTTGCGGCCATCGTCCATTACTGA
- the secG gene encoding preprotein translocase subunit SecG, protein MVVLLTVVHIIVCVFLIAVVLLQSGKSADIAAAFGGGGSQTAFGPRGAATMLTRATTVAAICFMITSVALTIMAGKGKSGSVLEKASPAPVQSQPAQPAPPPAQPPQQK, encoded by the coding sequence ATGGTTGTTCTTTTGACAGTGGTGCACATCATCGTTTGTGTATTCCTGATCGCCGTGGTGCTCTTGCAGAGCGGCAAGAGCGCGGACATCGCGGCGGCCTTCGGCGGCGGCGGCAGCCAGACCGCCTTCGGACCGCGGGGCGCAGCGACTATGCTGACCCGGGCCACGACCGTCGCCGCCATCTGCTTCATGATCACCTCGGTCGCGCTCACCATCATGGCTGGCAAGGGGAAGTCCGGCTCCGTACTGGAGAAGGCAAGCCCCGCCCCGGTGCAGAGCCAGCCGGCGCAGCCCGCTCCGCCGCCGGCGCAGCCGCCCCAACAGAAGTAA
- a CDS encoding MBL fold metallo-hydrolase gives MIHEILPVGPLQCNCSVVGDEESREALVIDPGDEIEEVLAIVGRHRLTVKQIIITHAHIDHVGGAMKLKRATGAPILLNQSDYALLKMLDEQAAWVGMAPPGAVTVDASLDDAGTVRAGRLAATVIHTPGHTQGSVCLYFEPEKKLIAGDTLFAGSIGRTDLPGGSMEKILASLHHRVLALPDETLVVPGHGPLTTIGRERETNPFLIHR, from the coding sequence ATGATCCACGAGATCCTTCCCGTCGGTCCTTTGCAGTGCAACTGCTCGGTGGTGGGCGACGAGGAGAGCCGCGAAGCCCTGGTCATCGACCCCGGCGACGAGATCGAGGAAGTGCTGGCCATCGTCGGCCGGCACAGGCTCACGGTGAAGCAGATCATCATCACCCACGCCCACATCGACCACGTGGGCGGGGCGATGAAACTCAAGCGCGCCACCGGTGCGCCCATCCTGCTGAACCAGAGCGACTACGCCCTGCTGAAGATGTTGGACGAGCAGGCGGCCTGGGTGGGCATGGCTCCGCCCGGAGCCGTGACCGTGGACGCGAGCCTGGACGACGCCGGCACAGTGCGCGCCGGAAGGCTGGCCGCCACCGTGATACACACCCCAGGGCACACCCAGGGCAGCGTCTGCCTCTACTTTGAGCCGGAAAAGAAGCTGATTGCCGGGGACACGCTGTTTGCCGGAAGCATCGGGCGGACGGACTTGCCCGGCGGGTCGATGGAAAAGATCCTTGCCTCGCTCCACCATCGGGTGCTGGCGCTGCCGGATGAGACGCTGGTCGTCCCCGGCCATGGCCCGCTGACCACCATCGGCCGAGAGCGGGAAACAAATCCCTTCCTGATCCATCGGTAG
- a CDS encoding phosphoglycerate kinase has protein sequence MAKLSITQLDLNKKRVFLRADFNVPLSDEGKITDDTRIRETLPTIQYALRNGARVFAASHLGRPKGKPNSKMSLKPVAERLWKLLREQKSEAEVSFASDCVGAEAEQMAADLAPGQVLLLENLRFHPEEEANDEKFSQALARLADYYVNDAFGTAHRAHASTVGITHFVEKSAAGFLMQKELTYLGKALEDPQRPFVAILGGAKVSDKIEVIRNLMGKVDTLLIGGSMAFTFLKASGSAVGKSLVEEDKVELARKLLDEAGLRHLKLLLPVDHVIADKIAADAQVSVLAEGSPIPDDRMGLDIGPKTVALFAAEIAAAKTIVWNGPMGVFELAPFAEGTIKIAKAIAANSSCTSIVGGGDSVAAVHMAGVAEQITHISTGGGASLEFLEGKKLPGVEALTDST, from the coding sequence ATGGCTAAACTCTCCATCACGCAACTGGATCTCAACAAGAAGCGCGTCTTCCTGCGCGCGGACTTCAACGTGCCGCTTTCCGACGAGGGCAAGATCACGGACGACACGCGCATCCGCGAGACGCTGCCCACCATCCAGTACGCGTTGCGCAATGGCGCGCGAGTGTTTGCGGCGTCGCACCTCGGGCGTCCCAAGGGCAAGCCCAACTCGAAGATGAGCCTGAAGCCGGTGGCCGAGCGCCTGTGGAAGCTCCTTCGCGAGCAGAAGTCGGAGGCGGAGGTGAGCTTTGCCTCCGACTGTGTGGGCGCGGAAGCGGAGCAGATGGCGGCAGACCTCGCCCCCGGCCAGGTATTGCTACTCGAAAACCTGCGCTTCCATCCCGAAGAGGAAGCCAACGACGAGAAATTCTCGCAGGCGCTGGCGCGCCTAGCGGACTATTACGTCAACGACGCTTTCGGCACCGCCCATCGCGCCCACGCCTCCACGGTGGGCATCACGCACTTCGTGGAGAAATCCGCGGCGGGGTTCCTCATGCAAAAAGAGCTCACCTATCTGGGCAAGGCGCTCGAGGATCCGCAGCGGCCGTTCGTCGCCATCCTGGGCGGCGCCAAGGTTTCCGACAAGATCGAGGTGATCCGCAACCTGATGGGCAAGGTGGATACGCTGCTGATCGGCGGCAGCATGGCTTTCACCTTCCTGAAAGCCTCGGGCAGCGCGGTGGGCAAGTCCCTGGTGGAAGAGGACAAGGTGGAGCTGGCGCGCAAGCTGCTGGACGAGGCCGGACTGCGCCACCTGAAGCTGCTGCTGCCGGTGGACCACGTCATCGCCGACAAGATTGCCGCTGACGCCCAGGTCTCCGTGCTCGCCGAGGGCAGCCCCATCCCCGATGACCGCATGGGACTCGACATCGGGCCCAAGACGGTCGCACTCTTCGCTGCCGAGATAGCCGCCGCTAAGACCATCGTGTGGAACGGGCCCATGGGCGTCTTCGAGCTGGCACCCTTTGCTGAGGGGACGATCAAGATCGCCAAGGCCATCGCTGCCAATTCCTCCTGTACCTCGATCGTGGGCGGAGGCGACTCGGTGGCGGCCGTCCATATGGCGGGTGTGGCCGAGCAGATCACCCACATCTCCACCGGAGGCGGCGCATCTCTTGAATTCCTAGAGGGCAAGAAGCTGCCAGGGGTAGAGGCGCTTACGGACAGCACTTAA